The following are encoded together in the Bubalus kerabau isolate K-KA32 ecotype Philippines breed swamp buffalo chromosome 3, PCC_UOA_SB_1v2, whole genome shotgun sequence genome:
- the IER3 gene encoding radiation-inducible immediate-early gene IEX-1, with protein sequence MCHSRSSLPTMTVLRAPTPVSSASPGPRRGSGPEIFTFDPLPEPAVAPAARPSATRGHRKRSRRVLYPRVVRRQLPVEEPNPAKRLLFVLLTIIFCQILMAEDSVSAPLAPEDTSSAPSPAPTAATPVFEPLNLTSEPTDYALDLSTFLQQHPAAF encoded by the exons ATGTGTCACTCTCGCAGCTCCCTCCCCACCATGACCGTCCTGCGGGCTCCGACCCCGGTTTCCTCCGCCAGCCCGGGACCCCGACGGGGCTCCGGTCCCGAGATCTTCACCTTCGACCCTCTCCCGGAGCCCGCGGTGGCCCCCGCTGCGCGCCCTAGCGCCACCCGCGGGCATCGAAAGCGCAGCCGTAGGGTCCTCTACCCACGAGTG GTCCGGCGTCAGCTGCCAGTCGAGGAACCGAACCCTGCCAAAAGGCTGCTCTTTGTCCTGCTGACCATCATCTTCTGCCAGATCTTAATGGCTGAAGACAGTGTGTCTGCACCCCTGGCCCCGGAGGACACCTCCAGCGCGCCGTCCCCCGCGCCCACCGCTGCAACCCCGGTCTTCGAGCCCCTTAATCTGACCTCGGAGCCCACGGACTACGCTTTGGATCTCAGCACTTTTCTCCAGCAACACCCGGCCGCCTTCTAA